In Chloracidobacterium sp., the following proteins share a genomic window:
- a CDS encoding GxxExxY protein, which yields MNDLILKDEAYRIIGLCMEVHNNLGAGFLEIVYKDALELEFRRAGILYEREKEYVVNYKGVILPHKFYADFVVFNQVILEVKGMSGIADEFIAQAINYLKVSGNRLALIVNFGEEKLSYRRVVL from the coding sequence ATGAACGACCTGATCTTGAAAGACGAAGCCTATCGCATTATTGGTCTCTGCATGGAAGTTCACAACAATCTCGGTGCCGGGTTCCTAGAGATCGTTTACAAAGATGCCCTTGAACTCGAATTTCGCCGGGCCGGCATACTTTATGAGCGAGAGAAGGAATATGTGGTCAACTATAAGGGTGTAATACTACCTCATAAGTTCTACGCCGACTTTGTTGTGTTCAATCAGGTAATTTTGGAGGTCAAGGGAATGAGCGGCATCGCCGATGAATTCATTGCGCAGGCTATAAACTATCTGAAAGTATCTGGAAATAGACTTGCTTTGATTGTCAATTTTGGCGAGGAGAAGCTCAGCTATCGGCGAGTTGTGCTATAA
- a CDS encoding AMP-binding protein: protein MRLSPTEIFKGKKIFFIGGTGFVGKVTLSMLLNNFPDIGKVYATVRARDENESRTRFWTSIVTSPTFDPLREKYGDGFEDFIKSKVVPVNGDVGNEFLGLDEKEAAKIMRDTDIIINGAGNVTFNPPLESALRTNVVGSNNIIKLARMMKKPRLVHVSTCFVAGKRSGPIWENEPVVGYFPRKDELVGTTFDVNREVEDCARLSEQARQEADDAVQAAKFREQARKRFIEEGRDPDDETELKSAIFRERKMWIRERTTELGAERAEYWGWTNIYTYSKSLAEQIIASQDDIVKTLVRPSIVESSNQYPFPGWNEGFTTTAPLILIALRGQPVIPVNEKLILDIIPVDMVAGAILAAAMNVLVDDNPPLVFQASSGDSNPNDMKRIVGLVGLYKRQHFEEKETGNKLANKLAGMVEATPVRQRTYELASAPMLNKVAKRADDLMDRVTPRWGGGRIGNIIADLKKTTEGFKDTTQATMDAFAMFKPFMIDNEYLYRSDNVRALQAVIKDKEKHLLPWYPERLDWYDYWLNVHFPGMRKWVLPTLEEELKAVEKRSYTYKDLLDLFDTSVKRFPTRVAMRIERDGRKEQYTYQDIAELTLRAAGFFAKNGIQSAERVILFSHNMPEWGITYFGILKAGATAVPIDPASSVDEIVTFAKAAEVSAIVLSPKLADENPELAKKLKAAKLKVAVWTFDDVFEMQPETEEAKRNALLPAKVHSNSIASLIFTSGTTGKPKAVMLSHKNFVNMISMLSSVLDMDITDGVLSVLPMHHTFEFSAGFLTPFSNGTQITYLNELTAEDLSKTIENGHVTGMVGVPALWEMLHRRIKTRLRERGDWIADLADNVIEFNAWIRDNTPFNLGPIVFFPIHQGMGGKMRYLISGGSALSEKVQKDLHGLGFTVLEGYGLTESSPVLTVARPGNKLLKGSVGKPLPGVEVKIDSPDENGVGEVLARGQNVMAGYYNNEEATDAVLRDRWLRTGDLGRIDDDGNLFIVGRSKDVIIDSNGKNIYPDEIEDIYGKTSIIKELSVVGLPDADGGEKIAALVVPDYEHEISLSRTDANKRVEEYFRQVSAGIPFFKRVKVLHLTPFELPRTATRKVKRPEVVEMLQKLEERAKTKTNEIVESKTDDNALWIRKIVATVSSRPLGDVAMEDRLADLGFDSLMFVELQAAVEDAGGRVLSPDTLNEVQSVRELLAAVQRVDRSKKLADEPRLEEKKDDDEFYIPGIIRRVGNAVVDLAQDTLYSTVLDTSIEGGSNVPQHVNFIVAPNHTSHLDTGLVKRALGKDVAEQTVAVAAADYWFDTKYKRAYMNNFTTLVPIERSGSLRQSLRHVLQILNDGYNALIFPEGGRQESGQIAEFKPIIGYLALNQKIGILPIYIWGTYEAFPKGMVIPPTSSLGASVGAKVGRFLDYDELKRMTEGVPNTESYRLIAARVQHEIENMRDGTRREFDVDSLRKQWKAERRRSRKQEPVIDD from the coding sequence ATGAGACTTTCACCAACAGAAATATTCAAGGGCAAGAAGATCTTCTTCATCGGCGGAACGGGCTTTGTGGGGAAGGTCACTTTGTCGATGCTGCTCAATAACTTTCCGGATATTGGGAAGGTGTATGCGACCGTGCGGGCACGGGATGAGAACGAGTCGCGGACCAGGTTTTGGACGTCGATAGTGACGTCGCCGACGTTTGATCCGCTGCGGGAGAAGTACGGCGACGGGTTTGAGGATTTTATTAAGTCCAAGGTCGTTCCCGTGAACGGCGACGTCGGTAACGAGTTTCTCGGGCTCGATGAGAAGGAAGCGGCCAAGATCATGCGGGACACCGACATCATCATCAATGGTGCCGGTAATGTGACGTTCAATCCGCCGCTTGAGTCAGCTCTCAGGACGAATGTCGTCGGGTCAAACAACATAATCAAGCTCGCGCGGATGATGAAAAAGCCGCGGCTGGTGCATGTTTCGACGTGTTTTGTTGCGGGCAAGCGTTCCGGGCCGATCTGGGAGAATGAACCTGTCGTCGGGTATTTTCCAAGGAAAGACGAGCTGGTGGGGACGACGTTTGACGTCAATCGCGAGGTCGAGGACTGCGCTCGCCTATCCGAGCAGGCACGGCAGGAAGCGGATGACGCCGTGCAGGCGGCGAAATTTCGCGAGCAGGCGAGAAAGCGTTTTATCGAAGAAGGCCGCGATCCGGACGACGAGACCGAATTGAAATCGGCGATATTTCGCGAACGAAAGATGTGGATACGCGAGCGCACCACCGAGCTTGGGGCCGAGCGGGCCGAGTATTGGGGCTGGACGAATATCTACACGTATTCCAAATCGCTCGCCGAGCAGATCATCGCTTCGCAGGACGATATCGTAAAGACGCTTGTGCGCCCGAGTATAGTCGAGTCGTCGAACCAATATCCGTTCCCGGGCTGGAACGAAGGGTTTACGACGACTGCACCGCTGATACTGATAGCGCTCCGCGGTCAGCCCGTGATCCCTGTTAACGAAAAACTCATCCTCGACATCATCCCGGTCGATATGGTCGCTGGAGCGATACTCGCGGCGGCGATGAATGTGCTGGTTGATGATAATCCGCCGCTCGTTTTTCAGGCATCATCGGGCGACTCGAACCCGAACGATATGAAACGCATTGTCGGGCTGGTCGGGCTGTATAAGCGGCAGCATTTCGAGGAAAAGGAAACGGGCAACAAGCTCGCGAACAAGCTCGCCGGCATGGTCGAGGCGACACCCGTCAGGCAGCGGACCTATGAACTCGCGTCGGCGCCGATGCTCAACAAGGTCGCGAAGCGTGCCGACGACCTTATGGACCGTGTGACGCCGCGTTGGGGCGGCGGGCGGATCGGCAACATTATTGCGGACCTCAAAAAGACGACTGAGGGTTTTAAGGACACAACGCAGGCGACGATGGACGCGTTCGCGATGTTCAAGCCGTTCATGATCGATAACGAATATCTGTATCGGTCCGACAATGTCCGGGCTCTACAAGCCGTCATTAAGGACAAGGAAAAGCATCTGTTGCCGTGGTATCCCGAGCGGCTCGATTGGTACGACTATTGGCTCAACGTCCATTTCCCGGGCATGCGTAAATGGGTGCTGCCGACGCTCGAGGAAGAGTTAAAGGCAGTTGAGAAGAGGAGTTACACCTACAAAGACCTGCTTGATCTTTTCGACACGTCGGTCAAGCGTTTCCCGACCCGTGTCGCGATGCGCATCGAGCGCGATGGGCGAAAGGAGCAATACACTTATCAGGACATTGCCGAACTGACGCTTCGCGCGGCGGGCTTTTTTGCAAAGAACGGCATTCAGTCGGCCGAGCGTGTAATTCTCTTTTCTCACAACATGCCTGAATGGGGCATCACCTATTTCGGCATTCTCAAGGCTGGTGCGACTGCCGTGCCGATCGATCCGGCGTCGTCGGTGGATGAGATCGTCACCTTTGCAAAGGCGGCGGAGGTGTCGGCGATAGTTTTGAGCCCGAAACTCGCAGACGAGAACCCTGAACTCGCGAAAAAGTTGAAGGCGGCGAAATTGAAAGTTGCCGTGTGGACGTTTGACGACGTTTTTGAGATGCAGCCGGAGACCGAGGAGGCAAAGCGCAACGCTCTGCTGCCCGCAAAAGTGCATTCCAATTCTATTGCATCGCTGATCTTTACGTCGGGCACGACAGGCAAGCCCAAGGCGGTGATGCTGTCGCATAAGAATTTCGTCAACATGATCTCGATGCTCTCGTCCGTGCTCGACATGGACATCACCGATGGCGTGCTGAGCGTGCTGCCGATGCACCACACATTTGAGTTTTCGGCGGGCTTTTTGACGCCATTCTCAAACGGGACACAGATCACCTACCTCAACGAGCTGACTGCCGAAGACCTCTCGAAAACTATTGAGAACGGGCATGTTACGGGCATGGTGGGCGTACCGGCGTTGTGGGAGATGCTGCATCGCCGGATCAAAACGCGCCTCAGGGAACGCGGCGATTGGATAGCCGATCTCGCCGACAACGTGATCGAGTTCAACGCCTGGATCCGCGACAACACGCCGTTCAACCTCGGACCGATCGTGTTTTTCCCGATCCATCAGGGTATGGGCGGCAAGATGCGTTACCTGATCTCGGGCGGCTCGGCGTTGAGCGAAAAGGTGCAGAAAGACCTTCACGGCCTCGGCTTCACCGTGCTCGAAGGCTACGGCCTGACCGAGTCTTCGCCGGTGCTCACGGTCGCTCGGCCCGGCAACAAACTGCTCAAAGGATCGGTCGGCAAACCGCTGCCGGGCGTCGAGGTCAAGATCGATTCGCCGGACGAGAACGGTGTCGGCGAGGTGCTCGCGCGCGGCCAGAATGTAATGGCCGGTTATTACAATAACGAGGAAGCGACCGACGCGGTGCTCCGGGATAGATGGCTGCGAACCGGAGACCTTGGGCGTATCGACGATGATGGCAACTTGTTTATCGTCGGCCGTTCGAAGGACGTAATAATCGATTCTAACGGAAAGAACATTTATCCGGACGAGATCGAGGATATCTATGGCAAGACGTCTATTATCAAGGAGTTAAGCGTGGTCGGTCTGCCCGATGCTGACGGAGGCGAGAAGATCGCGGCCCTCGTCGTTCCTGATTACGAACACGAGATCTCGCTTTCGCGGACCGATGCGAACAAGCGGGTTGAGGAGTATTTTAGGCAGGTTTCTGCCGGAATACCGTTCTTTAAACGTGTAAAAGTGCTGCACCTGACTCCGTTCGAATTGCCACGCACGGCGACGCGAAAGGTCAAACGGCCCGAGGTCGTCGAGATGCTTCAGAAGCTAGAGGAGCGGGCGAAAACAAAGACCAACGAGATCGTCGAATCAAAGACCGATGACAACGCGCTGTGGATACGCAAGATCGTAGCGACCGTTTCGAGCCGTCCGCTCGGCGATGTGGCGATGGAAGACCGGCTGGCGGATCTTGGATTTGATTCGCTGATGTTCGTCGAGCTACAGGCGGCGGTCGAGGATGCGGGCGGGCGCGTCTTATCGCCGGACACGCTGAATGAGGTGCAATCGGTTCGCGAACTACTTGCGGCGGTTCAACGCGTCGATCGGTCAAAGAAGCTCGCGGATGAGCCGCGTCTAGAGGAAAAGAAGGACGACGACGAGTTTTACATTCCAGGAATTATTCGCCGCGTCGGCAATGCCGTGGTCGATCTGGCGCAGGACACGCTTTACTCGACGGTGCTCGACACGTCGATCGAGGGTGGGTCGAACGTGCCGCAGCACGTTAACTTTATCGTCGCACCGAACCACACGTCGCACCTTGACACGGGCCTTGTGAAACGGGCCCTGGGTAAAGATGTTGCCGAACAGACCGTCGCGGTCGCAGCCGCTGATTACTGGTTCGACACAAAATACAAGCGGGCGTATATGAACAACTTTACGACGCTCGTCCCGATCGAACGCAGCGGCAGCCTGCGGCAATCGCTGCGGCATGTGCTGCAGATATTGAATGACGGCTACAATGCGTTGATCTTTCCCGAGGGCGGCCGGCAGGAGAGCGGGCAGATCGCGGAGTTCAAACCGATAATCGGCTATCTTGCCCTCAATCAAAAGATCGGCATCCTGCCGATATACATCTGGGGCACGTACGAAGCTTTTCCAAAAGGCATGGTCATTCCGCCAACGAGCAGCCTCGGGGCGAGCGTCGGTGCAAAGGTAGGGCGATTTCTCGACTACGACGAGCTCAAACGGATGACTGAGGGCGTTCCAAATACGGAGTCATACCGCCTGATCGCCGCCCGCGTGCAGCACGAGATCGAGAACATGCGCGACGGGACGCGGCGGGAATTCGATGTCGATAGCTTACGAAAACAATGGAAAGCCGAGCGGCGACGGTCGCGCAAACAGGAACCGGTAATCGATGACTAG
- a CDS encoding type II toxin-antitoxin system VapC family toxin, with protein sequence MLNLDTNILLATVNDELKQGEEELIRGGDLAISDVVLWELAKLVQLKRIRLDLDGTVFKRVLRQLTVYPITLEIARQSTALDFRSDPADEIIAATSVVEGMPLLTRDRKILKSRLVPIAR encoded by the coding sequence ATGCTGAATCTTGACACGAACATACTCTTGGCCACGGTCAACGACGAACTGAAACAAGGAGAAGAGGAGCTGATTCGAGGCGGCGATCTCGCAATCTCGGATGTCGTTTTGTGGGAGTTGGCAAAGCTTGTTCAACTTAAGCGGATAAGGCTCGACCTAGATGGCACGGTCTTTAAGCGAGTTCTGAGACAGTTGACGGTGTACCCCATAACACTTGAGATCGCCCGTCAAAGCACGGCTCTGGATTTTCGCTCCGATCCCGCCGACGAGATCATTGCGGCGACGAGCGTTGTCGAGGGAATGCCATTGCTCACCCGCGACCGTAAGATCCTGAAGTCGCGGCTCGTTCCTATCGCAAGATGA
- a CDS encoding pyridoxal phosphate-dependent aminotransferase codes for MTSFPVSDNVAAMQGSSTLIAAQAAAEMRAEGINVIDLSVGEPDFDTPEFIKAYAAEGLARGITKYTAAAGLKEFRESIAAFYHSRFGAEISVAQIAASCGGKQALFNAACTLLEAGDDVLIPRPYWVSFPAIAAFCRANTVLIETAETDFVLTADQVAAAITDKTRLLIINSPNNPTGRVIPPDEMRRIVEVCAERGIYVLTDECYLFFAYPPAEPFTSASLPAELREFVCVAGSFSKTYAMTGWRIGYTIANETWTKAMVKLQSHSATHPTSFVQYACAKALQDADATIAAVNAMTSEYERRKNYFVPALNEINGFKCAMPEGAFYAFVDVRDMLGDRFRASADIADLLLKEAHIVVTDGEGFGADGYLRFSYATSMKNLERAVAAMKSIFGSQTAEST; via the coding sequence ATGACATCTTTCCCCGTCTCAGACAATGTAGCAGCGATGCAGGGATCATCGACGCTGATCGCGGCGCAGGCGGCCGCCGAGATGCGCGCTGAGGGCATCAACGTGATCGACCTCTCGGTCGGCGAGCCGGATTTTGATACGCCGGAGTTTATTAAAGCCTACGCCGCCGAAGGCCTCGCCCGCGGGATCACAAAATACACCGCGGCCGCAGGCCTCAAGGAATTTCGCGAATCGATCGCGGCGTTCTATCATTCGCGGTTTGGCGCGGAGATCTCGGTGGCCCAGATCGCGGCGTCGTGTGGCGGCAAACAGGCATTGTTCAATGCAGCATGCACCTTGCTGGAGGCGGGCGACGACGTCCTCATTCCGAGACCGTATTGGGTAAGTTTTCCGGCAATAGCCGCATTCTGCCGGGCAAATACCGTCCTCATCGAGACAGCCGAGACCGATTTCGTCCTCACCGCCGATCAGGTGGCTGCGGCCATCACGGACAAGACACGTCTCCTAATTATCAATTCGCCAAACAATCCGACCGGCCGCGTGATACCGCCCGACGAGATGCGTCGGATCGTCGAGGTCTGTGCTGAGCGCGGCATTTATGTCCTTACCGACGAATGTTATCTCTTCTTTGCCTATCCGCCGGCCGAGCCTTTCACATCGGCGTCGCTGCCTGCGGAATTGCGTGAATTCGTCTGTGTCGCGGGGAGCTTTTCGAAGACTTACGCCATGACCGGCTGGCGTATCGGCTACACGATCGCGAACGAAACCTGGACAAAAGCAATGGTCAAGCTGCAAAGCCATTCGGCCACGCACCCGACGTCATTCGTCCAATACGCTTGCGCCAAAGCCCTGCAGGACGCCGACGCCACCATCGCCGCCGTCAACGCGATGACGAGCGAGTACGAACGCCGCAAGAACTACTTCGTCCCTGCTCTCAACGAGATAAACGGCTTCAAATGCGCGATGCCGGAGGGTGCGTTCTATGCGTTCGTCGATGTGCGTGATATGCTCGGCGACCGATTCAGAGCGTCCGCCGACATTGCCGACCTGCTGTTAAAAGAAGCCCACATCGTCGTTACCGACGGCGAGGGCTTCGGTGCGGACGGCTATCTCAGGTTCTCGTACGCGACTTCGATGAAAAACCTTGAAAGGGCGGTCGCAGCTATGAAGAGTATCTTTGGATCACAAACGGCTGAATCGACATGA
- a CDS encoding DUF2088 domain-containing protein — protein sequence MALQLRRKTHESIVYIDKDSAPRIMPFGEDFIINDIPIGTRVIYPNPPIKGLPNREAAIRYAVNHPLEMEPLYALLEPGMKVTIAVDDISLPLPPMATPDLRQTMLEVVLDMCAANGVDDIHIIIANSLHRKMTEWEMKRMVGSKIHNEYYPDRYYNHDAEDEDGRVTLGHTRHNEPLRINRRCFESDLLIYCNINLVPMDGGHKSVAVGLCDYESLRAHHEPQTIRDSHSYMDPPASELNHKVVRLGKLVDEQMKVFHIETALNNRMFGEGYDILTRNEDEFSFADRLKWEAMKRTFSKMPRGARRKMLHAIPAQYELIACYAGSTEPVHEKILEMNYRQYEIPVKGQCDIMITGIPDISPYNVYSALNPLLVQVMALGYHFNMYRNKPLLRKGGTLILTHPCFDEFDHNFHPSYIEFFHRLLPESRDAFFLREKYEREFASNPAYVEMYRRGNAYHGAHPFFMWYWGENGRQHVGQVIAAGAENAHVPNILGWDRADNLTEAIAMARSKQGRNAEITMLHQPIIGLCSVTD from the coding sequence ATGGCTCTTCAACTAAGGCGAAAGACACACGAATCCATTGTCTATATAGATAAAGACAGCGCGCCGCGGATCATGCCGTTTGGCGAGGATTTTATTATCAATGACATTCCGATCGGGACGCGGGTGATATATCCGAATCCGCCGATCAAGGGGCTGCCGAATCGGGAAGCCGCGATTCGGTATGCGGTGAATCATCCGCTCGAGATGGAGCCGCTCTATGCGCTTCTCGAGCCTGGGATGAAGGTGACGATCGCGGTGGACGACATTTCGCTGCCGTTGCCGCCGATGGCGACGCCTGATCTGCGGCAGACCATGCTTGAGGTAGTGCTGGATATGTGCGCGGCGAATGGCGTCGACGACATTCACATAATCATCGCGAATTCGCTCCACCGGAAGATGACCGAGTGGGAAATGAAGCGGATGGTCGGCAGCAAGATCCACAACGAATACTATCCCGACCGCTACTACAACCACGATGCTGAGGATGAGGACGGCCGCGTCACGCTCGGGCACACGCGGCACAACGAGCCGCTGCGGATCAATCGCCGGTGCTTTGAGAGCGACCTGCTGATCTATTGCAATATCAATCTCGTCCCGATGGATGGCGGGCACAAATCGGTCGCGGTCGGCCTGTGCGATTACGAGTCGTTAAGGGCGCATCACGAGCCGCAGACGATTCGCGACAGTCATTCGTACATGGACCCGCCGGCATCGGAGCTGAATCATAAGGTCGTTCGGCTCGGCAAGCTCGTCGACGAGCAGATGAAGGTCTTTCACATCGAGACCGCGTTGAACAATCGAATGTTCGGCGAGGGCTACGACATCCTGACGCGGAACGAGGACGAGTTCTCGTTCGCCGACCGGCTGAAATGGGAGGCGATGAAACGCACGTTCTCCAAGATGCCGCGCGGTGCTCGGCGCAAGATGCTCCACGCCATTCCCGCACAATATGAGCTGATAGCCTGCTACGCCGGCTCGACAGAGCCTGTTCACGAAAAGATCCTCGAGATGAACTACCGGCAGTACGAAATTCCGGTCAAGGGCCAGTGCGACATCATGATCACGGGCATCCCGGACATCTCGCCGTATAACGTCTATTCGGCGTTAAATCCTTTATTAGTGCAGGTTATGGCCCTTGGGTATCACTTCAATATGTACCGCAACAAGCCGCTGCTGCGAAAGGGCGGGACGCTGATATTGACGCATCCGTGCTTTGACGAATTCGACCATAACTTTCATCCGAGCTATATCGAGTTTTTCCATCGGCTGCTGCCCGAGAGCCGCGATGCGTTCTTTTTGCGTGAAAAATACGAACGCGAATTTGCCTCGAATCCGGCCTACGTCGAGATGTACCGCCGCGGCAACGCCTATCACGGCGCTCACCCGTTCTTTATGTGGTACTGGGGCGAGAACGGCCGCCAACACGTCGGCCAAGTCATCGCCGCCGGTGCCGAAAACGCCCACGTCCCCAACATCCTCGGCTGGGACCGCGCCGACAACTTAACCGAAGCAATAGCAATGGCCCGTTCAAAACAAGGCCGCAACGCCGAGATAACAATGCTGCACCAGCCGATAATCGGGTTGTGTAGTGTGACGGATTAA
- the coaD gene encoding pantetheine-phosphate adenylyltransferase, which translates to MMRRAIFPGSFDPLTNGHLDIIRRSAPLFDEMIVAVLNNPDKHPMFTVEERCDMIREVLPSVETAGCTMLVESFSGLTAQFAKDKNATAIVRGIRAVSDYEYELRMALMNRRLEPTIETVFLMAGEEYSYVSSTLMKQVFELGGRVAGLIPDLVEARMRARRR; encoded by the coding sequence ATTATGCGGCGAGCGATATTTCCGGGTTCATTTGACCCGTTGACCAACGGACATCTCGATATTATCCGCCGATCAGCGCCGCTTTTTGACGAGATGATCGTCGCGGTGCTCAATAATCCCGACAAGCATCCGATGTTCACCGTCGAGGAACGCTGCGACATGATCCGCGAGGTTCTGCCGTCCGTCGAAACCGCCGGATGCACGATGCTGGTCGAGAGCTTCTCGGGCCTTACTGCCCAATTCGCAAAAGATAAGAACGCGACGGCGATTGTTCGCGGCATTCGAGCGGTCAGCGATTACGAATACGAACTCAGGATGGCATTGATGAATCGCCGGCTCGAGCCAACCATCGAAACGGTCTTTCTGATGGCCGGTGAGGAGTACAGCTATGTCTCATCGACGCTGATGAAGCAGGTCTTTGAACTAGGCGGCCGTGTCGCCGGCCTGATCCCCGACCTCGTCGAGGCTCGAATGCGAGCAAGGAGACGATGA
- a CDS encoding HAD-IB family hydrolase gives MSKKGQAAAFYDLEGTLVSTNLVHTLAFYAKRQQGLWQTAKKTFGTVARLPLFGVAELYSRNVFNTVFFKSYEGLSYDRLRYFSDELFEEVLKPAIFDGTADLIAAGKKIGQRQVVITGALDFTIERLMDHLGIDDFKANHMEFVNGYSTGRIIPPVMASATKATWMREYAERENINLSDSYAYSDSISDLPMLSIVGHPVAVCPDMRLKQTAMQHDWPVLDLK, from the coding sequence ATGAGCAAAAAGGGACAAGCCGCGGCTTTCTACGATCTCGAGGGCACGCTGGTCAGCACAAACCTGGTACACACGCTGGCGTTCTACGCCAAGCGACAGCAGGGGCTGTGGCAGACGGCGAAGAAGACCTTTGGCACGGTCGCGCGGCTGCCGCTGTTTGGCGTCGCGGAGTTGTACTCACGCAATGTCTTTAACACTGTCTTTTTCAAAAGCTATGAGGGGCTCTCATACGACCGGCTGCGGTATTTTTCGGACGAGCTGTTTGAGGAAGTGCTAAAGCCCGCGATATTCGATGGCACGGCAGACCTGATCGCCGCCGGCAAAAAGATAGGCCAACGCCAAGTAGTCATCACCGGCGCACTGGACTTCACCATCGAACGCCTGATGGACCACCTCGGCATTGATGATTTCAAGGCGAACCATATGGAGTTCGTCAACGGCTACTCGACCGGCCGCATAATCCCGCCGGTGATGGCGTCAGCGACCAAGGCGACATGGATGCGAGAATACGCCGAACGCGAGAACATCAACCTGTCGGACTCATATGCCTACTCGGACAGTATTTCCGATCTGCCGATGCTTTCGATAGTTGGTCATCCAGTTGCTGTCTGTCCGGATATGAGACTGAAACAAACGGCCATGCAACACGATTGGCCGGTCCTAGATTTGAAATAG
- a CDS encoding methyltransferase domain-containing protein: protein MSAPEMSQEMEALKGKLRGMWIAGDFGVIARSIEHGAREFVERLNVQPGMKVLDVACGTGNLALPAARAGADVTGIDIAPNLIEQAVANAARAGLDAKFEVGDAEDMPYADGEFDVVMTMFGAMFAPRPDVTASELKRVCKSGGVIAMANWTPEAFTGQMFKTGAKHVPPPPGMSPPLQWGIEDIVRERLADGTSDLQMTRRKIIFHFDMSPEDVVEHFRLYFGPTQKAFEALDPDGQAALRADLEALWSEHNQATDGTTEVESEYLEVRAIRT, encoded by the coding sequence ATGTCAGCACCAGAAATGTCACAGGAAATGGAAGCCCTCAAGGGCAAGCTTCGCGGCATGTGGATCGCGGGCGATTTTGGCGTGATCGCGCGGTCGATCGAGCACGGGGCACGAGAATTCGTTGAACGATTGAACGTACAGCCGGGAATGAAGGTGCTCGATGTCGCGTGCGGAACGGGAAATCTCGCTTTGCCTGCGGCCCGTGCCGGTGCAGATGTAACCGGCATCGATATCGCCCCGAACCTGATCGAACAGGCGGTCGCTAATGCCGCGAGAGCGGGCCTCGACGCCAAATTCGAGGTGGGCGACGCTGAGGATATGCCGTATGCGGACGGTGAGTTTGACGTGGTGATGACGATGTTCGGTGCGATGTTTGCACCGCGGCCGGACGTGACGGCGAGCGAGCTGAAACGCGTTTGCAAAAGCGGAGGCGTGATCGCGATGGCAAACTGGACGCCCGAGGCGTTCACCGGCCAGATGTTCAAGACCGGAGCCAAACACGTGCCGCCGCCGCCCGGAATGTCGCCGCCGCTCCAATGGGGAATTGAAGACATCGTCCGCGAACGCCTCGCCGACGGCACAAGCGATCTGCAGATGACGCGGCGAAAGATCATTTTCCATTTCGACATGTCGCCGGAAGATGTCGTCGAACACTTCCGGCTATATTTCGGCCCGACGCAGAAGGCGTTCGAGGCACTCGACCCTGACGGTCAGGCGGCGTTGCGTGCCGACCTTGAGGCTCTCTGGAGCGAACACAATCAGGCGACGGATGGGACGACTGAAGTTGAAAGTGAATACCTCGAGGTAAGAGCAATCCGAACCTAG
- a CDS encoding type II toxin-antitoxin system Phd/YefM family antitoxin — translation MKTRTRTISATEFKAKCLNIFDNLDSNGIIVEKRGKPVAKVTPIKDDDFEIIGCLKGEMEILGDIMSTGIKWDAES, via the coding sequence ATGAAAACTAGAACCCGAACAATCAGCGCAACGGAATTTAAAGCAAAATGCCTCAATATTTTCGATAACTTGGACAGCAACGGGATCATCGTTGAGAAACGTGGCAAGCCGGTCGCCAAAGTTACGCCGATCAAGGATGACGATTTTGAGATAATCGGCTGCTTGAAGGGAGAAATGGAGATACTGGGTGACATCATGTCGACGGGCATAAAATGGGATGCTGAATCTTGA